One part of the Eucalyptus grandis isolate ANBG69807.140 chromosome 10, ASM1654582v1, whole genome shotgun sequence genome encodes these proteins:
- the LOC104422544 gene encoding probable glycosyltransferase At3g07620: MPVAHPSFLPLLLLLPLLPLLAPPSVHSTLPPPPYLSPATFAADYDDMLGNFRIFVYDAARRTFKFKSEAESLFLASLLGSPFVTENPSEAHLFFVPFDGGLSERSVARVVRDLRADHPYWNRTLGADHFYASCDGIGFGSDRNLLELKKNAVQLSCFPASGGRFVPHKDVALPPAAVAPAGDGGPRAPPPNGTAEHLAYARLGAIKDPGLTDRLAGDRDFLIESEPSDRATIERRLAASEFCLFDLGGDVSWIGDAMRFGCVPVVITDRSIQDLPLIDVLRWQEMAVFVGSAGGAEAVKRALTGLTRERLERMRESCVAASRHFAWNRPPQPLDAFHMVVYQLWLRRHTIRYARRDFS; encoded by the coding sequence ATGCCCGTCGCCCACCCCTctttcctccccctcctcctactcctccccctcctccctctcctcgcTCCGCCGTCCGTACACTCCACCCTTCCTCCTCCGCCGTACCTATCGCCCGCCACTTTCGCCGCCGACTACGACGACATGCTCGGGAACTTCAGGATCTTCGTCTACGACGCCGCCCGCAGGACCTTCAAGTTCAAGTCCGAAGCCGAATCGCTCTTCCTCGCTTCCCTCCTCGGCAGCCCCTTCGTCACCGAGAACCCTAGCGAGGCCCACCTCTTCTTCGTCCCCTTCGACGGCGGCCTCTCCGAGCGCTCCGTGGCGCGCGTCGTCCGGGACCTCCGCGCGGATCACCCCTACTGGAACCGCACCCTCGGGGCCGACCACTTCTACGCCTCCTGCGACGGGATTGGGTTCGGGTCGGACCGGAACCTCCTCGAGCTGAAGAAGAACGCCGTCCAGCTGTCGTGCTTCCCGGCGTCGGGCGGCAGGTTCGTCCCCCACAAGGACGTGGCCCTGCCACCGGCGGCCGTTGCCCCGGCAGGCGACGGCGGGCCTCGGGCGCCGCCGCCGAACGGGACGGCCGAGCACCTGGCGTACGCGAGGCTCGGCGCGATCAAGGACCCCGGCCTGACCGACCGGTTAGCCGGAGATCGGGACTTCCTGATCGAGTCCGAGCCGTCGGATCGGGCGACCATCGAGCGCCGGCTGGCGGCGAGCGAGTTCTGCTTGTTTGACCTCGGGGGCGACGTGTCGTGGATCGGGGACGCGATGCGGTTCGGGTGCGTGCCGGTGGTGATCACGGACCGTTCGATCCAGGACCTGCCGCTGATCGACGTGCTGAGGTGGCAGGAGATGGCGGTGTTCGTGGGGAGCGCCGGCGGGGCGGAGGCAGTGAAGCGCGCGCTGACGGGGCTGACGAGGGAGCGCTTGGAGCGGATGAGGGAATCGTGTGTGGCCGCGAGCAGGCACTTCGCGTGGAACCGGCCGCCTCAGCCGTTGGATGCGTTCCACATGGTGGTGTATCAGCTTTGGCTCAGACGGCACACGATCAGATACGCCCGGAGAGATTTTAGTTAG
- the LOC104422545 gene encoding folylpolyglutamate synthase, with the protein MKANLLHPLLQPSPSPPVQVRSLLRPLPNLLRRAPPLRRRSSLSFSLSVAVRASSVPKSGRRRRGGGGRGGGGEKSMAEGEGGSARPAASPFDEAMEALSSLITKRSRADKSNKGDRFDLLFDYLKILDLDQQIPQMKVIHVAGTKGKGSTCTFTESILRNCGFRTGLFTSPHLIDVRERFRLDGEDICEEKFLAYFWWCYDRLKEKASEDVPMPTYFRFLALLAFKIFAAEQVDVAILEVGLGGKFDATNVVEAPIVCGISSLGFDHMEILGDTLGKIAGEKAGIFKRGVPAFTVPQPDEAMQVLEEKASQLDVNLQVALPLDANLLNGLKLGLVGEHQFLNAGLAVALCCTWLQRTGHQDINCLQQMSNLPEQFIKGLTSASLQGRAQIVPDRLLNSESSGELLFYLDGAHSPESMEVCAKWFSLAVKEENQHQNWCNPQGGDSKSANALIGNNFGKSSAKISTQILLFNCMSVRDPKLLLPRLMNTCASYGVHFKKALFVPNISVYYKVGSNALPPSNSQVDLSWQLALQRVWENLIQGEAKNIDIAGDEVRDDTEPCIKSCENSAVFSSLPLALKWLRDNAQQNRSERFQVLVTGSLHLVGDVLRLVKR; encoded by the exons ATGAAAGCTAACCTTCTCCACCCACTCCTTcagccatcgccatcgccaccCGTTCAAGTCCGTTCGCTCCTCCGCCCTCTCCCGAATCTCCTCCGCCGCGCGCCTCCGCTCCGGCGccgttcctctctctctttctctctctccgtggCCGTGCGTGCTAGTTCG GTCCCGAAgagcgggcggcggcggcgcggaggaggaggaagaggaggaggaggggagaaGAGCATGGCGGAAG GTGAGGGCGGCTCGGCGAGGCCCGCGGCTTCTCCGTTCGATGAGGCGATGGAGGCCCTGTCTTCGCTGATCACCAAGCGCAGCCGCGCCGACAAGAGCAACAAGGGCGACCGGTTCGATTTGCTCTTCGACTATCTGAAG attttggattTGGATCAGCAAATCCCGCAGATGAAGGTCATCCACGTGGCCGGCACCAAGGGCAAG GGATCCACGTGCACTTTTACAGAATCGATTCTCCGTAATTGTGGGTTCCGAACTGGACTTTTCACATCACCTCACCTTATCGATGTGCGTGAAAGATTTCGTTTGGATGG TGAGGACATTTGTGAAGAAAAGTTTTTGGCATACTTCTGGTGGTGCTATGATAGACTAAAG GAAAAAGCCAGTGAGGATGTACCAATGCCTACTTATTTTCGCTTCCTTGCCTTACTCGCCTTTAAGATATTTGCGGCAGAGCAA GTGGATGTTGCCATCTTAGAGGTCGGTTTAGGAGGAAAATTTGATGCAACAAATGTG GTCGAGGCACCAATAGTCTGTGGTATATCTTCTCTGGGGTTTGACCACATGGAAATTCTTG GAGATACCCTGGGAAAAATTGCTGGGGAAAAGGCTGGTATCTTCAAG CGAGGAGTGCCAGCATTTACTGTGCCTCAACCTGATGAAGCTATGCAGGTGCTTGAAGAGAAAGCTTCTCAGTTGGAT GTGAATCTTCAAGTAGCACTGCCACTGGATGCCAACCTACTTAATGGTCTGAAACTTGGGCTAGTGGGTGAGCATCAATTTCTTAATGCTGGTCTTGCTGTTGCTCTATGCTGTACTTGGCTTCAGAGGACAGGTCATCAGGACATAAACTGTCTGCAACAGATG AGCAATTTGCCTGAGCAGTTCATTAAAGGGCTGACGTCAGCCAGTTTGCAAGGGCGAGCTCAGATTGTCCCAGATCGGCTATTAAACTCTGAAAGTTCAGGAGAACTGCTGTTTTACTTGGATGGTGCTCATAGTCCTGAAAGCATGGAAGTATGTGCAAAGTGGTTTTCTCTTGCtgttaaagaagaaaatcaacatcaGAACTGGTGTAACCCGCAAGGGGGTGACTCTAAATCTGCAAATGCATTGATAGGCAATAACTTTGGAAAAAGTTCAGCAAAAATCTCAACACAG ATACTTCTCTTCAACTGCATGTCCGTGCGAGATCCTAAGTTGCTGCTTCCTCGCCTGATGAATACATGCGCTAGTTATG GAGTGCACTTCAAGAAGGCACTTTTTGTACCGAACATATCTGTATATTACAAGGTTGGGTCAAACGCTCTACCTCCTAGCAATTCTCAAGTTGATCTGTCATGGCAGCTTGCTTTGCAAAGAGTTTGGGAGAACCTTATTCAAG GCGAGGCCAAGAACATAGATATTGCTGGTGATGAAGTTAGGGATGATACAGAACCATGCATTAAAAGTTGTGAGAACAGTGCtgtgttttcttctcttccattaGCTCTCAAGTGGCTAAGGGACAATGCGCAACAGAATCGCTCAGAGCGGTTTCAG GTCCTTGTGACTGGTTCTTTACATCTCGTGGGTGATGTGTTGAGACTCGTCAAAAGGTGA
- the LOC104422546 gene encoding protein NEDD1, with protein MMKSVMDPATAFLAASGGDTVKLFDVSVEAGDPCALSYAPSPGSPVHSVKWNHTNLVVASAGEDGKISLWRKNGQSMGTLSVSGADGGDNTEESITAISFSNKGSRYICSGGSDKVVRIWDLQRKRCIKGLKGHTNTITGAMYNCKDEHLASISISGDLILHNLASGARAAELKDPNTQVLRVLDYSRISRHLLVTAGDDGTVNLWDTTGRSPKIAWLKQHSAPTAGVSFSPSSDKMIASVGYDKKLYTYDSGSRRFSSCTSYEAPFSSLAFRDDGWILAAGTSNGRIVFYDVRAKPQPFTVLRAYNSSEAVTSLCWQRAKPVIVNESNCSAETALLGGADEESILMPDPLPSATSSNLTMSTSVSGSRNPGRSSLSLDATSLTTSSNGLTMSTQNLVSSEETPNRSHLWPGGTLARLHAPRSTFNLKDDMEVFSPLVDVQPITPSLDKLWNDDDGRKKDLSALDKRPSSLLFPSSNRRYPFTEDGSNIHPIFDWKSSSNSGQDENRILTPPGSTPPPSSKSEDSSVTPPEAWGGEKVLDKYAHLRQPLNLPSRVGTLAGSQTSGSMFSFQDFPSSVSPTSISSLTNSNFDYPNLRSKDASNIQETPLGYSELPPSSSLSLSFVPKGVMGQSTVESSGTASLTLPRRFSTYAERISTTSSFSDGPSIAVGSPKTKKTGVETKEELISSLLSRSETSAALESGTLPTINGGIPHFQRTSHMDSQQGSSFTLQLFQRTLEETLVSFQKSIHEDMRNLHIEILRQFHMQEMETSRVMASILENQAELMKEVKCLRRENQQLRQLL; from the exons ATGATGAAGAGCGTGATGGATCCGGCGACGGCGTTCCTGGCCGCGAGTGGCGGCGACACCGTGAAGCTGTTCGACGTGTCCGTGGAGGCCGGGGACCCGTGCGCCCTGAGCTACGCGCCGTCGCCCGGCAGCCCTGTTCACTCCGTCAAGTGGAATCACACTA ATTTAGTTGTTGCTAGTGCTGGGGAAGATGGGAAGATCTCGTTGTGGAGGAAAAATGGGCAAAGCATGGGGACATTATCAGTGTCTGGGGCAGACGGTGGAGACAACACCGAG GAATCTATCACGGCTATTAGCTTTAGCAACAAGGGATCTAGATACATATGCTCGGGGGGAAGTGATAAAGTTGTAAGAATATGGGATTTGCAGAGGAAGCGTTGCATTAAAGGGTTAAAGGGTCATACCAATACGATAACAGGTGCCATGTACAACTGTAAGGATGAGCACTTGGCTTCTATCAGTATTAGTGGAGACCTCATTCTTCACAACCTTGCATCTGGTGCAAGGGCAGCTGAACTCAAGGACCCCAATACGCAG GTACTTAGGGTACTCGACTACTCGAGGATTAGTCGACACCTTTTGGTAACTGCTGGCGATGATGGGACAGTTAATCTGTGGGACACTACTGGTCGTAGCCCCAAG ATTGCTTGGTTGAAGCAGCATTCTGCACCAACTGCTGGTGTTAGCTTCTCTCCCTCCAGTGATAAG ATGATCGCCAGCGTTGGTTACGATAAAAAACTGTATACCTATGACTCTGGATCTAGAAGGTTCTCCTCCTGCACTTCCTATGAAGCACCTTTCTCTTCATTGGCTTTTAGAGACGATGGATGGATATTGGCTGCGGGAACCAGCAACGGTCGCATAGTTTTTTATGATGTCCGGGCAAAGCCTCAACCTTTCACTGTTCTTCGTGCTTATAATAGTTCAGAG GCTGTTACAAGTTTATGCTGGCAAAGAGCCAAACCAGTTATTGTGAATGAGAGTAATTGTTCGGCTGAGACTGCTCTTCTTGGAGGTGCTGATGAAGAATCAATACTTATGCCGGATCCACTTCCCTCCGCAACATCATCGAACCTTACAATGTCTACATCAGTATCTGGCTCACGTAATCCTGGCCGATCAAGTCTTTCTCTGGATGCAACTTCACTGACGACAAGTAGCAATGGGTTAACCATGAGCACGCAAAATTTGGTTTCATCTGAGGAAACACCCAACAGAAGCCATCTGTGGCCTGGTGGGACATTGGCCAGGTTGCATGCTCCGCGTTCTACATTTAACCTAAAGGATGACATGGAGGTTTTCTCTCCCCTTGTTGACGTCCAACCAATTACACCCTCACTTGATAAACTATGGAATGATGACGATGGTAGGAAGAAAGATCTTTCTGCTCTTGATAAGAGACCTTCTTCACTGCTGTTTCCTTCATCCAATCGGCGGTATCCCTTTACTGAGGATGGAAGTAACATTCATCCTATATTTGATTGGAAATCCAGCTCCAATTCAGGACAG GATGAGAATCGAATTTTAACACCACCTGGATCTACTCCCCCTCCATCATCCAAGAGTGAAGATTCTTCTGTCACTCCTCCAGAAGCTTGGGGTGGGGAAAAGGTATTGGACAAATATGCTCATCTTCGTCAGCCTCTCAATTTGCCATCCCGTGTTGGAACATTAGCTGGAAGTCAAACATCAGGGTCAATGTTTTCATTCCAAGATTTTCCCTCATCAGTGAGCCCAACAAGTATTAGCTCtttaacaaattcaaacttCGATTACCCAAATTTGCGGAGTAAAGATGCTTCCAACATTCAGGAGACTCCACTCGGATATTCAGAACTCCCTCCCTCTAGTTCATTGTCCTTGTCTTTTGTGCCGAAAGGCGTGATGGGACAAAGTACAGTGGAATCTTCTGGAACGGCATCTTTGACCCTGCCACGGCGATTTTCCACTTATGCTGAGAGAATAAGCACTACTTCTTCCTTCAGCGACGGACCATCCATTGCAGTAGGTTCACCAAAAACCAAGAAAACGGGAGTTGAAACCAAGGAAGAGCTTATTAGCAGTTTGTTATCTAGGTCAGAAACATCAGCCGCTTTGGAATCGGGGACTCTTCCAACGATCAAT GGAGGAATACCACATTTTCAGCGGACCTCTCATATGGATTCACAGCAGGGAAGTTCCTTTACATTGCAGCTCTTTCAACGAACCCTTGAAGAAACCCTAGTTTCCTTTCAGAAATCAATTCACGAGGATATGAGAAATCTACACATTGAAATATTGAGACAATTCCATATGCAAGAG ATGGAAACGTCGAGAGTGATGGCCTCAATTCTTGAAAATCAAGCTGAGTTGATGAAAGAAGTCAAATGTCTTCGCAGAGAAAATCAACAGCTTCGCCAATTGCTTTGA